A window of the Desulforapulum autotrophicum HRM2 genome harbors these coding sequences:
- a CDS encoding ribonuclease HI — translation MTIVDELKQIQRQINALNNRAAQLLDQLTDPSAHSLPAPSLAVPGSDVEGEDVSAQESPGDNGVSISSDFPIFIYTDGACSGNPGPAGSGVVVIQNDIIVHEISESLGPATNNIAELTAIKLGIEFVKDHHETPVTLYTDSRYAIGILTMNWKAKANVELVESIRKLMKPFKRLKVVHVKGHSGHPGNERADLLAVRGSMA, via the coding sequence ATGACCATTGTGGATGAACTAAAACAGATACAGAGACAAATCAATGCATTGAACAACCGTGCGGCACAATTGCTTGATCAGTTGACAGACCCGTCTGCACATTCCCTTCCCGCCCCATCCCTGGCAGTGCCTGGATCTGATGTTGAAGGGGAGGATGTCTCTGCGCAGGAAAGCCCAGGGGACAATGGAGTGAGCATCTCCAGCGATTTCCCCATTTTCATCTATACCGATGGGGCCTGTTCTGGAAATCCCGGCCCGGCAGGTTCCGGGGTGGTGGTGATTCAGAATGACATCATTGTCCATGAAATTTCAGAGAGCCTGGGGCCTGCCACAAATAACATTGCCGAACTTACAGCCATAAAACTCGGCATTGAATTTGTCAAAGACCATCATGAAACGCCCGTTACACTTTATACCGATTCAAGATATGCCATTGGCATTCTCACCATGAACTGGAAGGCCAAGGCCAATGTAGAACTGGTCGAATCCATCAGAAAGCTCATGAAACCGTTTAAGCGGTTAAAGGTCGTCCATGTAAAGGGGCACAGTGGGCATCCTGGAAACGAACGGGCGGATCTTCTTGCTGTGCGTGGCAGCATGGCTTGA
- a CDS encoding MFS transporter has product MIEYSSRRFEFMRWLIFIVFMLSYILVYFHRMSPGIISHELMGAFDADGVALGSLAAIYFGVYAVMQIPSGVLADTLGPRTAIILGNTLAGTGSILFGLAPSFPVAMFARLLVGLGVSVVFVSIMKNNAMWFSERRYGFMSGLTLFVGNMGSILAAGPLAAILEIFLWRTVFIFLGIVSLSLAGAGILFVRNQPEDLGFPSIREMEGKPWVPKTKQHWIRDLVGVVVVPKLWAGFWVQFGMIGGLYAFMGLWAIPYLRDMYSFDRPWAARYLTLMLAAFALGSLFLGWLSDRMGRRKPILVCGSLVYVLVWVVMVAFPWSGGAMIYVYFFLLGFSGSALVLTFACAKEIINPHLSGMAVSVVNTGAFLGTSLIQPLFGFVLDMGWDGKMINNARIYSPPDYQNALFMMLFFGIIGVMGSLCIQETYCMNISDGQVPVLNKKDCLHNNGQGNASR; this is encoded by the coding sequence ATGATCGAATATTCATCCAGGCGTTTTGAATTCATGAGATGGCTGATTTTTATTGTCTTTATGCTCTCCTATATTCTTGTCTACTTTCATCGTATGTCACCGGGCATCATTTCCCATGAACTCATGGGGGCCTTTGATGCCGATGGTGTGGCCCTGGGCTCCCTTGCGGCAATTTATTTTGGGGTGTATGCGGTGATGCAGATCCCTTCAGGGGTGCTTGCCGATACCCTTGGCCCCCGGACGGCAATAATCCTTGGCAACACCCTTGCCGGAACAGGGTCTATACTGTTTGGTCTTGCCCCTTCTTTTCCCGTTGCCATGTTTGCCAGGCTCCTTGTGGGACTTGGGGTCTCTGTGGTTTTTGTGAGTATCATGAAAAACAACGCCATGTGGTTCAGCGAGAGACGATACGGGTTCATGAGCGGCCTGACGCTGTTTGTGGGAAACATGGGTTCTATTCTTGCGGCAGGCCCCCTTGCGGCAATCCTTGAGATCTTTCTGTGGCGAACGGTTTTTATCTTCCTGGGAATTGTCTCCCTCAGCCTTGCCGGTGCCGGCATCCTCTTTGTCCGGAATCAACCTGAAGATCTTGGATTCCCTTCCATCCGGGAGATGGAGGGAAAGCCCTGGGTTCCGAAAACAAAACAGCACTGGATCAGGGACCTGGTGGGGGTCGTGGTCGTGCCCAAGCTGTGGGCTGGATTCTGGGTTCAGTTTGGCATGATCGGCGGGCTTTACGCTTTCATGGGGCTCTGGGCAATTCCCTATTTAAGGGACATGTACAGTTTTGACCGGCCATGGGCCGCCCGGTATCTTACCCTGATGCTGGCTGCCTTTGCCCTGGGATCGTTGTTCCTGGGCTGGCTTTCCGATCGCATGGGACGGCGTAAACCCATCCTTGTGTGCGGCAGCCTGGTTTACGTTCTTGTCTGGGTTGTGATGGTGGCGTTCCCATGGTCTGGCGGGGCAATGATTTATGTTTATTTCTTTTTACTTGGGTTCTCAGGATCGGCACTTGTGCTGACCTTTGCCTGTGCCAAGGAGATCATCAATCCCCATCTTTCTGGCATGGCCGTCAGCGTTGTAAATACCGGGGCTTTTCTTGGCACAAGCCTGATTCAGCCGTTGTTCGGATTTGTACTTGACATGGGGTGGGATGGAAAGATGATCAACAACGCAAGGATTTATTCTCCGCCGGACTACCAGAATGCCTTGTTCATGATGCTTTTTTTCGGCATTATAGGGGTTATGGGTTCCCTTTGCATTCAAGAAACCTATTGTATGAATATCTCGGACGGCCAGGTACCCGTGTTAAATAAAAAAGATTGCCTGCACAATAACGGGCAAGGGAATGCGAGCAGATAA
- a CDS encoding ketopantoate reductase family protein: MPEPGAGSIDPLKGHPYHRDPGRSPCFHAGLYLGEMIKRAKVRRIFFSIMAEAMAVASAMGITVETYGGRLNYYDFLEKKGFLANLKRTVFLRIMGLKFKRLKSSTLQSFERKQKTEIDFLTGYITSNGQTNNIKTPVNSQIETMIHEIEAGERTISPANLDEIVLA; encoded by the coding sequence GTGCCGGAACCCGGAGCAGGCAGCATTGATCCGCTCAAGGGGCATCCATATCACCGGGATCCGGGGAGATCTCCTTGTTTCCATGCCGGCCTCTACCTGGGAGAGATGATCAAACGCGCAAAGGTACGTCGGATATTCTTCAGCATCATGGCAGAGGCCATGGCAGTTGCGTCTGCCATGGGCATCACCGTGGAAACCTATGGGGGACGACTCAATTATTATGATTTCCTTGAAAAAAAAGGTTTTTTGGCCAACTTGAAACGCACCGTTTTCCTCAGGATAATGGGGCTCAAATTCAAACGGCTTAAATCCTCAACCCTTCAATCCTTTGAACGTAAACAAAAAACCGAGATCGACTTTTTAACCGGCTACATCACCTCAAACGGACAAACGAACAACATAAAGACACCGGTGAACAGCCAGATAGAAACAATGATCCACGAGATCGAAGCAGGCGAACGGACCATCTCCCCTGCCAACCTTGACGAAATTGTTCTTGCCTAA
- a CDS encoding damage-control phosphatase ARMT1 family protein translates to MTKKIIIIKRYCMKTYNDCIPCLVRQALGAARFVTADEKIHQTVLKKSLAAMAVMDMNQSPPMMARCIQTVIAEVTGNKDPYKEIKKQCNAFCLDQLDGLRAMVERSEAPLETAIRLSIAGNIIDFGAFSAIDTETIFDTIDYAMANKVTGDMDNLLDRLVSANAILWIADNAGEIVFDRLVLEKMDMGRVVFVVRGGPALNDATLEDAVETGITDIVTTIGSGGVIPGTVLDMCSPVFLQAFDRADLIIAKGQGNYETLPHDDDRIFFLFKAKCPVVAESAGVNLNDMVVRKGLSDR, encoded by the coding sequence ATGACCAAAAAAATAATTATCATCAAAAGGTATTGCATGAAGACTTACAATGACTGTATCCCCTGCCTTGTACGACAGGCCCTTGGTGCGGCAAGGTTTGTGACCGCTGATGAAAAAATTCATCAAACTGTGCTTAAAAAAAGCCTGGCAGCCATGGCCGTCATGGACATGAACCAGTCTCCGCCCATGATGGCCCGCTGTATCCAGACGGTCATCGCCGAGGTGACCGGCAACAAAGACCCTTATAAAGAAATCAAGAAGCAATGTAATGCATTTTGCCTTGATCAGCTGGATGGGTTAAGGGCCATGGTTGAAAGGTCAGAGGCGCCCCTTGAAACGGCGATCAGGCTCTCCATTGCCGGAAATATCATAGATTTTGGTGCCTTTTCAGCGATTGACACCGAGACGATTTTTGACACCATTGATTATGCCATGGCAAACAAGGTAACAGGCGACATGGACAATCTCCTTGACCGTCTGGTATCGGCCAATGCCATCCTCTGGATTGCCGACAATGCCGGTGAAATTGTGTTTGACCGTCTGGTGCTCGAAAAGATGGATATGGGTCGGGTGGTTTTTGTGGTTCGGGGAGGGCCGGCTTTGAACGACGCTACACTTGAAGATGCAGTTGAAACCGGGATAACAGACATTGTCACGACAATTGGTTCCGGGGGTGTCATTCCAGGGACCGTGCTTGATATGTGTTCCCCCGTTTTTTTGCAGGCCTTTGACCGGGCTGATCTCATTATTGCCAAAGGCCAGGGCAATTATGAGACACTGCCCCATGACGATGACCGGATTTTCTTTCTGTTCAAAGCCAAATGCCCGGTGGTGGCAGAATCGGCCGGGGTGAATCTAAACGACATGGTGGTCCGGAAAGGGTTGTCTGACCGTTAG
- a CDS encoding DUF134 domain-containing protein codes for MPRPKRPRFIESHPDVQGFTPDGMDHTGDTILPMEEFEAIRLSDYLGFDQSQAAEQMNVSRQTFGRILKQARFTLSQALVTGKRLRVTGGCYEMQGPHRRRRRGGSNKMEQKEEIMEQRQNNTKNAGQDKDPGWDKDQTISQGRGQGQGRGQGQGRGQGRGQGTGRGRGQGQGLGKGDGSCRRGNR; via the coding sequence ATGCCAAGACCCAAACGACCTAGATTCATCGAATCCCACCCGGACGTTCAGGGGTTTACCCCGGATGGAATGGACCATACAGGAGACACGATTCTCCCCATGGAGGAGTTTGAGGCCATACGGCTCAGCGATTATCTGGGGTTTGACCAGTCCCAGGCTGCAGAACAGATGAATGTCTCAAGACAGACCTTTGGACGAATATTAAAACAGGCACGATTCACCCTCTCCCAGGCCCTTGTGACAGGCAAACGGCTCCGGGTCACCGGCGGCTGCTATGAGATGCAGGGCCCCCACAGAAGACGAAGAAGAGGCGGTAGTAACAAAATGGAACAAAAGGAGGAGATCATGGAACAGAGACAAAACAACACAAAAAATGCCGGTCAGGACAAGGACCCGGGCTGGGATAAAGACCAGACTATAAGCCAAGGCAGAGGACAAGGCCAGGGCAGAGGACAGGGCCAGGGCAGAGGCCAAGGCAGAGGCCAGGGAACAGGCCGAGGCAGAGGACAGGGCCAAGGCCTGGGCAAAGGCGACGGAAGCTGCCGGCGGGGAAACCGCTGA
- a CDS encoding DUF5320 domain-containing protein — protein MPGFNQQGPNNQGPMTGRRMGVCANGPMADSSNLGTPSYRGMGMGFRRGRGAGQGRGMGMGMGPFGGRGYGPAYMGAGQPGNVQTGTMETLRLRAEMLESELSSIKEALATLSKSSDTE, from the coding sequence ATGCCAGGATTTAATCAACAAGGACCCAATAACCAGGGACCTATGACAGGAAGACGCATGGGCGTTTGTGCAAATGGCCCCATGGCAGATTCATCCAATTTGGGGACCCCTTCATACAGGGGAATGGGAATGGGATTCAGAAGAGGAAGGGGCGCTGGCCAGGGCAGAGGTATGGGAATGGGTATGGGACCCTTTGGAGGCAGAGGCTATGGCCCAGCCTACATGGGTGCCGGACAGCCAGGTAACGTTCAAACCGGGACCATGGAAACCTTGAGGCTCAGGGCCGAAATGCTTGAATCGGAACTCAGTTCCATCAAGGAAGCCCTTGCAACCCTTTCCAAATCTTCTGACACAGAATAG
- a CDS encoding DNA ligase produces the protein MERSFFFKCFIACAMALFLTLFLRVPVLTAETPGMMLATVYDGHDDVRQFWVSEKLDGVRARWDGRRLISRGDNFFAAPLWFVENFPEVPMDGELWIGRGQYEAVVSVVTRQTPHDGWKAVKFMVFDLPAHGGTFTERVKAMEGLALTPYCKPIAQFRVPSNKALMEKLESLVSQGGEGLMLHRQTAVYQNGPSDDLFKLKLFDDAEAVVIGYKPGKGKNVGLMGAVKVRMADGKEFYIGSGFTQEQRKNPPPVGSLVTYRYQGFTTTGIPRFAVFVRLWKD, from the coding sequence ATGGAAAGATCCTTTTTTTTTAAATGTTTCATTGCCTGCGCCATGGCTTTGTTTTTGACGCTTTTTCTCCGGGTGCCGGTTCTTACAGCTGAAACACCCGGCATGATGCTGGCAACGGTTTATGATGGCCATGACGATGTAAGGCAGTTCTGGGTGAGTGAAAAGCTTGATGGGGTTCGTGCCCGGTGGGATGGCAGGCGGTTGATCTCCCGGGGGGATAATTTTTTTGCAGCGCCCCTGTGGTTCGTTGAAAATTTTCCGGAAGTCCCCATGGATGGTGAGCTATGGATCGGCCGGGGTCAGTATGAGGCGGTGGTTTCGGTCGTTACCAGGCAGACGCCCCACGATGGCTGGAAAGCTGTCAAGTTCATGGTGTTTGATCTGCCGGCCCATGGTGGCACGTTTACCGAGCGGGTTAAAGCCATGGAAGGTCTGGCCTTGACACCCTATTGCAAGCCCATAGCGCAGTTTCGTGTACCATCGAACAAGGCCTTGATGGAAAAGCTCGAATCCCTTGTGAGTCAAGGCGGTGAAGGATTGATGCTCCACCGGCAAACGGCAGTCTATCAAAACGGGCCTAGTGATGATTTGTTCAAGTTGAAACTTTTTGACGACGCCGAAGCCGTGGTGATCGGGTATAAACCCGGCAAAGGAAAGAATGTGGGCCTGATGGGTGCTGTTAAAGTTCGCATGGCTGACGGCAAAGAATTTTACATCGGCAGTGGATTTACCCAGGAACAAAGGAAAAACCCGCCACCAGTAGGAAGCCTTGTCACCTATCGGTACCAGGGTTTCACCACCACGGGTATCCCTCGTTTTGCCGTATTTGTCAGGCTGTGGAAGGACTAA
- a CDS encoding lactate racemase domain-containing protein, translated as MHIQLPWGDDTLDLNVPDTWDLVWPDSAAENIHPGTGMDESLLVEHALDRPMGMPPLETMDLKKKKILIIVDDNTRPTPVHRFFDRILDRLERAGADFDRITLMPGLGIHTAMTRTEMEEKVGKASLARIAWKNHDAFDEKANHFFGTTSRGTPVELNQAVFESDLIIAIGLVEPHLWAGFGGGFKNILPGVASANCIGVHHALISRPPYLVNRVGMAPEDNSFRLDLEEACTLIAAPVFCVNVCLDRSANIVAAFSGDGVKVHRKGVAFNHGLSGRRLSSAVDGIIVNSFPMDFNFKQSMKGVANSLPALKPGGVVMGFLKADKGLDDIVLPQRSLPRWLLKQILKILGPSRTLWFLETMRPGIDVEEKFLLYYSMHLIRQYELLFHVPTLDDHEVKQLGMFKQFYHPQALVDRAARMMKKESRVAVFPEAGATFPILGP; from the coding sequence ATGCACATCCAATTGCCCTGGGGAGATGACACCCTTGACCTTAATGTCCCCGACACCTGGGATCTGGTCTGGCCTGATTCTGCAGCTGAAAATATTCATCCCGGTACTGGGATGGATGAATCCCTTTTGGTTGAACACGCCCTGGACCGGCCCATGGGCATGCCACCCCTTGAAACCATGGATTTGAAGAAAAAAAAGATCCTCATCATTGTGGATGACAACACCCGGCCAACTCCGGTTCATCGTTTCTTTGACCGTATCCTGGACCGGCTTGAACGTGCCGGGGCTGATTTTGACCGCATCACCCTGATGCCGGGCCTTGGTATCCATACAGCCATGACCCGAACCGAGATGGAAGAAAAGGTGGGCAAGGCATCCCTTGCACGCATTGCCTGGAAAAATCATGATGCCTTTGATGAAAAGGCAAATCATTTTTTTGGCACCACTTCAAGGGGTACGCCCGTGGAACTCAACCAGGCTGTTTTTGAGTCTGATCTCATCATTGCCATCGGTCTTGTTGAACCCCACCTCTGGGCAGGCTTTGGTGGCGGGTTCAAAAATATCCTTCCAGGGGTTGCCTCGGCCAACTGCATCGGAGTTCACCATGCGCTGATATCACGGCCCCCCTATCTTGTGAACCGGGTGGGCATGGCCCCGGAAGATAATTCATTTCGTCTTGATCTGGAAGAAGCCTGCACATTGATCGCGGCGCCTGTTTTTTGCGTCAATGTCTGTCTTGACCGTTCAGCTAACATTGTCGCCGCTTTTTCAGGGGATGGCGTTAAGGTCCATAGAAAAGGGGTGGCATTTAATCACGGCCTTTCAGGGCGTCGTCTTTCAAGTGCTGTGGACGGCATCATCGTGAACTCTTTTCCCATGGATTTTAACTTTAAACAGAGCATGAAGGGGGTGGCAAATTCGCTGCCGGCCCTCAAGCCCGGAGGGGTTGTCATGGGATTTCTCAAGGCTGACAAGGGGCTGGACGATATCGTCCTTCCCCAACGATCACTTCCCCGATGGCTTCTTAAACAGATTCTCAAAATCCTTGGACCCTCAAGAACCCTGTGGTTTCTTGAAACCATGAGGCCGGGTATTGATGTGGAGGAGAAGTTTCTTCTCTATTACTCCATGCATTTGATTCGTCAGTATGAGCTTTTGTTCCATGTGCCGACCCTGGATGACCATGAGGTGAAGCAGCTTGGCATGTTCAAACAGTTTTACCATCCCCAGGCCCTTGTTGACCGGGCCGCAAGGATGATGAAAAAAGAGAGTAGGGTGGCTGTTTTTCCTGAGGCTGGAGCCACCTTCCCCATACTCGGTCCATAG